The following coding sequences lie in one Sorghum bicolor cultivar BTx623 chromosome 6, Sorghum_bicolor_NCBIv3, whole genome shotgun sequence genomic window:
- the LOC110436219 gene encoding 36.4 kDa proline-rich protein-like, which yields MATTTNNRRIVALLLATLLAQAAACPYCPTPTPPPPPPPPKVKPPPSSTPCPPPPYSPSTPTGKCPVNTLKLLACVDALNGLVHAVIGTKASDTCCPLLSGVADLDAALCLCTTIKAKALSVSVVLPVAISVLVNECGKHVPSSFTCP from the coding sequence aTGGCCACGACCACGAACAACCGCCGCATTGTGGCCCTCCTGCTGGCCACACTGCTCGCGCAGGCCGCGGCGTGCCCCTACtgcccgacgccgacgccgccaccgccgccgccgccgccgaaggtgaagccgccgccgtcgtccacgCCGTGCCCTCCCCCGCCCTACTCGCCGTCGACGCCGACGGGAAAGTGCCCCGTGAACACGCTGAAGCTGCTGGCGTGCGTGGACGCGCTCAACGGCCTCGTGCACGCCGTCATCGGGACCAAGGCAAGCGACACCTGCTGCCCGCTGCTCTCCGGCGTGGCCGACCTCGACGCCGCGCTCTGCCTCTGCACCACCATCAAGGCCAAGGCGCTCAGCGTCAGCGTCGTGCTCCCCGTCGCCATCTCGGTGCTCGTCAACGAGTGCGGCAAGCACGTGCCCTCCAGCTTCACGTGCCCGTAA
- the LOC8072329 gene encoding coatomer subunit epsilon-1: MASPDLLFNLRNLFYLGAYQAAINNSDVPGLDADAAAERDAIVFRSYIALGSYQLVISEIDSSAATSLQAVKLLALYLTGDKEGAISSLKEWLSDSAIGSNPVLRLIAGIIFMHEQDYNEALKHTHSGGTLDLHALNVQIFIKMHRSDYAEKQLKIMQQIDEDHTLTQLANAWLGIAVGGSKIREAYLIFQDFAEKYPMTGMVLNGKAVCCMHMGSFEEAETLLLEALNKDAKDPETLANLIVCNLHLGKPSSRFLSQLKLSHPDHVLVKNAASSEATFERALQAVA; the protein is encoded by the exons ATGGCCTCCCCCGACCTGCTCTTCAATCTGCGGAACCTCTTCTACCTGGGCGCCTACCAGGCGGCCATCAACAACAGCGACGTCCCGGGCCTCGACGCCGACGCAGCCGCCGAGCGCGACGCCATCGTCTTCCGCTCCTACATCGCCCTCGGCTCCTACCAG CTGGTGATCAGCGAGATCGACTCGTCGGCCGCGACCTCGCTGCAGGCCGTGAAGCTGCTCGCGCTGTACCTCACCGGAGACAAG GAAGGTGCTATCTCCAGTCTCAAGGAATGGTTGAGCGATTCAGCAATTGGAAGCAATCCTGTTTTGCGATTGATTGCTGGAATTATATTTATGCATGAGCAGGACTACAATGAGGCTCTCAAGCACACACACTCTGGAGGAACTCTGGATTT GCATGCATTGAATGTACAGATCTTCATCAAGATGCATCGTTCAGACTATGCTGAGAAGCAATTGAAGATCATGCAACAAATTGATGAAGACCACACACTGACACAACTTGCAAATGCATGGCTGGGCATTGCTGTT GGTGGCTCTAAGATCCGTGAAGCTTATCTCATATTCCAAGACTTCGCTGAAAAGTACCCAATGACAGGGATGGTTCTAAATGGGAAGGCAGTCTGCTGTATGCACATGGGAAGCTTTGAGGAGGCCGAGACTCTATTGCTTGAAGCGCTGAACAAG GATGCAAAAGATCCTGAAACTCTTGCCAATCTAATTGTATGCAATCTCCACCTTGGCAAACCATCATCACGATTCCTCAG CCAACTGAAGCTATCGCATCCTGATCATGTGCTCGTTAAGAACGCGGCATCATCAGAAGCAACCTTCGAGAGGGCCCTCCAAGCTGTCGCTTGA